A section of the Cohaesibacter intestini genome encodes:
- a CDS encoding helix-turn-helix transcriptional regulator: MRASRLLNILTTLQASGHVTATRLAEENEVSLRTIYRDIDALSAAGIPVYSERGPEGGYKLLEGYRVRLNGMSSEEAEALAFSGMAGPAAILGLGSILAAAQNKLMVALPESLREGADQMRQRFHLDTSAWHQETEEPLYIREIAAAVWRSTVIRMTYRSWHAEKDRTVCPVGLILKNGAWYAAAMTEDIVKTYRVSRILKLETTSQTFTRPRNFNLVAYWQENEKRLERELHPHQAKLRVSALGLRILKGISPSYVREHMDISPPDAKDYRTVSLPSSRPEQAVHEFLRLGAEIEVLEPSELRQAMAIVARDMAALYEE; the protein is encoded by the coding sequence ATGCGCGCCAGCCGTCTCTTGAATATCCTGACCACGCTGCAGGCCTCTGGACATGTTACGGCAACAAGGCTGGCCGAGGAAAACGAGGTCTCGCTCAGAACTATCTATCGTGACATTGATGCACTGTCTGCCGCTGGTATTCCTGTTTATAGCGAGCGGGGCCCCGAGGGCGGCTATAAGCTGCTTGAAGGCTATCGCGTCCGTCTCAACGGGATGTCCTCGGAAGAGGCCGAGGCGCTCGCTTTTTCCGGCATGGCAGGCCCTGCTGCCATCCTTGGTCTTGGGTCCATATTGGCCGCCGCTCAAAACAAACTGATGGTGGCCTTACCGGAAAGCCTGCGCGAAGGGGCCGACCAAATGCGACAGCGTTTCCATCTGGATACGTCCGCTTGGCATCAAGAAACCGAAGAGCCTTTGTATATTCGCGAGATAGCTGCCGCCGTTTGGCGCAGCACGGTCATTCGGATGACCTATCGCAGTTGGCATGCCGAAAAGGACCGCACCGTCTGCCCTGTTGGCCTGATCTTGAAAAATGGCGCATGGTATGCGGCTGCGATGACAGAAGACATCGTTAAAACCTACCGGGTCAGCCGCATTTTGAAACTGGAGACAACATCACAAACCTTCACCCGTCCGCGCAATTTCAATCTGGTAGCCTATTGGCAAGAAAACGAGAAGCGCTTGGAAAGGGAGTTGCATCCGCATCAAGCCAAACTGCGTGTCTCCGCGCTTGGCCTACGCATTCTGAAAGGCATCAGCCCCTCCTACGTGCGTGAGCATATGGATATATCTCCCCCTGATGCCAAGGACTACCGAACAGTGAGCTTGCCGAGCAGTCGCCCGGAGCAGGCTGTCCACGAATTCTTGCGTCTTGGTGCCGAAATTGAGGTGCTGGAGCCCAGCGAATTACGACAAGCAATGGCGATTGTCGCAAGAGATATGGCGGCTCTTTATGAGGAATGA
- a CDS encoding LysR family transcriptional regulator has product MLNATWLNTFTTLCEIGHFTRSADVLGMTQPGVSQHLRKLEAQVGKTLIVQDGKSFTPTPAGEALFKVGLARRRQERELKELMQRDDPGVGEVRIGCSGSFAMWLYPHLLERLRTAPDLALHLTAAPQGDVTRGLIRGELDLGILATRPLQPQLEAKMIMREELCLVVPKSMQTQEVGLEDLNKLGFVAHPDGYEHADELLGRNFAKEYRGSDQLRTRTSVNQIGQILIPVAEGLGFAILPKSGVDAFARRSDVSILDLPIKHYHDLWLIFRRGRSKFARIASMISLIEKEVSELDQLPK; this is encoded by the coding sequence ATGCTAAATGCAACTTGGTTGAACACTTTCACGACTCTTTGTGAGATTGGTCATTTCACAAGGTCGGCTGACGTGCTGGGGATGACACAACCCGGTGTGTCGCAGCATCTTAGAAAGTTGGAGGCGCAAGTCGGCAAGACCCTGATCGTGCAGGACGGGAAATCATTCACGCCAACCCCAGCCGGTGAAGCTCTTTTCAAAGTAGGACTAGCCCGTCGCCGACAGGAACGTGAACTTAAGGAATTGATGCAGCGGGATGACCCAGGCGTGGGCGAGGTCAGGATCGGATGTTCGGGTAGCTTTGCGATGTGGCTCTATCCACATCTTTTGGAGCGTTTGCGAACGGCCCCTGATCTTGCGCTTCACCTGACAGCTGCCCCGCAAGGCGATGTGACACGCGGCCTTATTCGCGGAGAATTGGATTTGGGTATCCTGGCGACCCGGCCCCTCCAGCCGCAACTTGAAGCCAAGATGATCATGCGTGAGGAGCTCTGCTTGGTGGTTCCGAAGTCCATGCAAACCCAAGAGGTTGGGCTAGAAGACCTGAACAAACTCGGATTTGTCGCCCACCCAGATGGGTATGAACATGCCGATGAGCTTCTTGGGAGAAATTTCGCAAAGGAGTACCGAGGCTCGGATCAGCTGAGAACGCGAACGTCCGTCAATCAAATAGGGCAGATCCTTATTCCGGTTGCGGAAGGATTAGGGTTTGCGATACTGCCCAAATCGGGGGTCGATGCGTTTGCTAGGCGTAGTGATGTCTCCATACTGGATTTACCCATCAAGCATTATCATGACCTTTGGTTGATCTTCAGGCGTGGCAGGAGCAAATTTGCCCGCATCGCCTCAATGATTTCTTTGATCGAAAAAGAAGTATCCGAACTGGACCAATTGCCCAAATAG
- a CDS encoding putative bifunctional diguanylate cyclase/phosphodiesterase: MAQAKPNTIQKLKSWFLAGDKDLAMLRAQLTVLSGQLPMMYGILLISSWALAITHMSIAPDWLTLYPLVIATVIVVFRSIDWLRLDPASLSKKQAISRVQAVIKLSVVISVAFTTWSLMLFEYGDVLDKAHVSFYMAVTVISCIFCLGSVPQAALIVSIVVNGTFVGFFLFSDTVFFRAAAVNVTLVCAGMLFVMRQSYRHFCHMVEEEVRSKQLIEVNKRLANRDSLTDLANRRAFYNALERQCMEACQSKNSIAVGAIDLDGFKPINDMYGHMVGDLLLKQVGLRLQTLTSQFPGTDFFRVGGDEFSFIVSEPCSDGDSHLIGEQICAVMQRPFDIDNSEVAISATVGIAHFDPDMDSFQDVIEKADFALYQGKRNERGTCTIFSEYLHCQQRRTTQIQHALKSEGLSDEITPVFQPIVDIVHDRIIAVEALARWNSVSLGNVMPSEFIPVAETSGCVVDITKIVFEKSLAAARDWPSALQLSVNLSAKDVSDEDLLMWIYQRIVRSDIAPQRINLEVTETAFGTDSSKVEEHLRLFRHLGCGVSLDDFGVGHSSLSRLHHLPLTKIKIDKSFVSNLNREARNFTIVKSLLNLARDIELDCIVEGVETEQELKLLRELQVNMVQGFYYSKPLTQEQLIELLSQNGDLSAGSLRQSA, encoded by the coding sequence ATGGCTCAGGCCAAGCCAAACACCATTCAGAAGCTTAAGAGCTGGTTTCTTGCCGGAGACAAGGATCTGGCCATGTTGCGCGCGCAATTGACGGTGCTGTCAGGGCAGTTGCCCATGATGTATGGTATCCTCCTGATCAGCAGCTGGGCACTTGCTATCACTCATATGTCCATTGCACCTGACTGGTTGACCCTTTACCCGCTTGTTATCGCCACGGTGATCGTTGTCTTTCGCAGCATTGACTGGCTGCGTCTTGATCCCGCTTCCCTATCAAAAAAGCAGGCTATTTCGCGCGTACAAGCGGTGATCAAACTGTCTGTCGTTATCTCCGTTGCCTTCACAACCTGGTCCTTGATGCTATTTGAGTATGGCGATGTCCTGGACAAGGCGCACGTCTCTTTCTACATGGCCGTGACGGTTATATCTTGCATCTTCTGCCTGGGTTCTGTGCCTCAGGCTGCGCTCATTGTTTCCATTGTGGTGAATGGTACCTTTGTGGGTTTCTTTCTCTTTTCCGACACGGTCTTTTTTAGAGCTGCAGCGGTCAATGTGACTCTGGTTTGCGCCGGCATGTTGTTCGTGATGCGCCAGAGCTATCGCCATTTCTGCCACATGGTCGAAGAGGAAGTTCGTTCCAAGCAACTGATTGAAGTCAACAAACGGTTGGCCAACCGGGATAGCCTGACCGATCTGGCCAATCGTCGGGCCTTCTACAATGCCCTTGAGCGCCAATGCATGGAGGCTTGTCAGAGCAAAAACTCCATCGCGGTGGGAGCCATCGATCTGGACGGTTTCAAGCCAATCAATGACATGTATGGCCACATGGTGGGCGACTTATTGCTCAAACAGGTCGGGCTGCGGCTTCAAACTCTGACGTCTCAGTTCCCCGGAACGGATTTTTTCCGTGTTGGCGGGGATGAATTCTCGTTCATTGTCAGCGAGCCTTGTTCCGATGGGGATTCCCACCTTATCGGAGAGCAGATCTGCGCGGTCATGCAACGCCCATTCGATATCGACAACAGTGAAGTCGCCATTTCTGCAACGGTCGGGATTGCCCATTTCGATCCAGACATGGACAGCTTCCAAGATGTCATCGAGAAGGCGGATTTCGCCCTGTATCAAGGCAAGCGAAACGAGCGCGGCACATGCACCATCTTCTCCGAATATCTGCATTGCCAACAGCGGCGCACCACGCAGATTCAACATGCGTTGAAATCTGAAGGACTCTCTGACGAGATCACGCCAGTCTTCCAGCCCATTGTCGACATCGTCCATGATCGCATCATCGCGGTCGAAGCGCTTGCCCGATGGAACAGCGTCTCTCTGGGCAACGTAATGCCATCCGAGTTCATTCCCGTTGCCGAAACATCCGGCTGTGTTGTCGATATCACCAAAATCGTTTTCGAAAAGAGCCTTGCTGCGGCAAGAGACTGGCCAAGCGCCTTGCAGCTATCGGTCAACCTGTCAGCCAAGGATGTCTCGGATGAGGACCTGCTGATGTGGATCTATCAGCGGATTGTTCGCAGTGATATTGCACCCCAACGCATCAATCTGGAAGTGACCGAGACCGCATTTGGTACAGATTCGTCTAAGGTCGAGGAGCACTTGCGCCTCTTCCGACACCTTGGATGCGGCGTCTCGCTGGATGATTTCGGGGTTGGACATTCCTCGTTGTCACGCCTGCATCATCTGCCGCTGACCAAGATCAAGATCGACAAGAGCTTTGTCAGCAATCTTAATCGCGAGGCCCGTAACTTCACGATAGTCAAATCGCTGCTCAACCTTGCCAGAGACATTGAACTGGACTGCATTGTTGAAGGAGTGGAAACCGAGCAAGAACTCAAGCTGTTGCGCGAATTGCAAGTCAATATGGTCCAGGGCTTCTATTATTCAAAACCCTTGACCCAAGAACAGCTCATTGAACTCTTGTCTCAAAATGGCGACCTCTCTGCCGGAAGTCTTCGCCAAAGCGCCTGA
- a CDS encoding ArsR/SmtB family transcription factor, whose protein sequence is MNDYLDFDQKSIARDLSAVANENRLRILHWLAEPEHHFPPQVDGDLINDGVCVGFITEKIGLKQPTVTNHMRILQEAGLVESKKVKNWVFYKLRPVRVEQLLAGVALMIRSNSPT, encoded by the coding sequence ATGAATGACTATTTAGATTTTGACCAAAAGTCAATAGCACGTGACCTCAGTGCTGTCGCAAACGAGAACCGCCTGCGCATCCTTCATTGGCTGGCGGAGCCTGAGCACCATTTCCCGCCGCAGGTCGATGGTGACTTGATCAATGACGGTGTTTGCGTCGGCTTCATTACTGAAAAGATCGGTCTCAAACAGCCAACAGTGACCAATCACATGAGAATTCTGCAAGAGGCGGGGCTTGTGGAGAGCAAGAAGGTCAAAAACTGGGTATTTTACAAGTTACGCCCAGTACGGGTTGAACAACTCCTTGCGGGCGTTGCCTTAATGATCCGAAGCAACAGCCCAACTTGA
- a CDS encoding PAS domain-containing protein codes for MLDGSVTELFLLNKVLTEKGKLFAANQNLQSETSLQVNPNQTRDPSPKHQNQEVLRSVFDEDPDYLFVKDRESRFVIANRAVAADLGCSPHELIGKTDFHFHRLQHGRKYYSDEQKVMSSAVPILHLEEVVIDFRGRKKTFSTSKLPLYDDQNCIIGLVGICREITNQRQM; via the coding sequence ATGCTTGATGGTTCTGTGACAGAGTTGTTCTTGTTAAACAAGGTGCTCACAGAAAAAGGCAAATTATTTGCCGCGAACCAGAACTTACAGTCCGAAACATCGCTGCAGGTGAATCCAAACCAAACCCGTGACCCATCGCCAAAACACCAAAACCAAGAGGTTCTGCGTTCAGTTTTTGACGAGGATCCCGACTATTTGTTTGTGAAGGACAGAGAAAGCCGCTTTGTCATTGCCAATCGTGCTGTCGCCGCAGATTTGGGTTGCAGCCCACATGAACTGATCGGAAAGACCGATTTCCACTTTCACAGATTGCAACATGGGCGCAAATACTATTCGGACGAACAGAAGGTCATGAGTTCTGCCGTTCCGATACTGCATTTGGAAGAGGTCGTTATTGATTTTCGCGGACGGAAAAAGACCTTTTCTACATCCAAGCTGCCACTATACGACGACCAGAACTGCATTATTGGTCTTGTCGGAATCTGTCGTGAGATCACAAATCAAAGGCAAATGTGA
- a CDS encoding glutathione S-transferase family protein produces the protein MTDERSLTLFHCPQTRSSTTRIILDELGAPYKLHVMNLKAGEHREPGYLKINPLGKVPAIKHGETIITEQIAIAIYLGDLFPQAGLAPAISDTDRGRYLRWMLFYAACFEPALVDKAQSRDPGPETMSVYGTYDQMLDVVEMALSHGPYLLGDRFSIADIQWASAFHWTMMFGLLPERPAFVSYRDRIIARPSFQHVFTEDQSLAEAHQAALNAKE, from the coding sequence ATGACCGACGAAAGAAGCTTGACCCTTTTCCATTGCCCGCAGACACGCTCAAGCACCACCCGTATCATTCTTGATGAACTCGGCGCGCCCTACAAGCTGCATGTGATGAACCTCAAGGCAGGCGAGCACCGCGAGCCAGGCTATCTCAAGATAAACCCGTTGGGCAAAGTGCCTGCCATCAAGCATGGTGAGACGATCATTACCGAGCAGATCGCTATTGCAATCTATCTGGGGGATCTGTTCCCGCAGGCAGGTCTCGCTCCGGCCATTTCCGACACGGATCGGGGGCGCTATTTGCGCTGGATGCTCTTTTACGCGGCCTGCTTTGAGCCTGCTCTGGTTGACAAAGCGCAATCAAGGGATCCCGGACCGGAAACAATGTCTGTCTATGGCACTTATGACCAGATGCTTGATGTCGTGGAAATGGCGCTGTCGCACGGCCCCTATCTTCTGGGTGACCGTTTCAGTATCGCAGACATACAGTGGGCATCGGCCTTTCATTGGACAATGATGTTCGGTCTTTTGCCAGAAAGGCCTGCTTTTGTCAGCTATCGCGACCGCATCATTGCTCGGCCGAGCTTTCAACATGTCTTCACAGAGGATCAAAGCTTGGCAGAGGCCCATCAAGCGGCGCTGAACGCAAAAGAGTAG
- a CDS encoding lactoylglutathione lyase family protein, which produces MTPTPRTFSHIGLSVPDLDKAVAFYRDILGFYVIMEPTQITEDDSDIGQMCSDVLGEGWSKFRIAHLATADRIGFELFEFEGHHAPENNMDFRQHGTFHFAIQDPNLEDLLAKIVAAGGKQRMPVREYFPNEKPYRMVYVEDPFGIVFELYSHSYELTYSGGAYS; this is translated from the coding sequence ATGACACCTACACCACGCACTTTCTCACACATTGGTCTCTCAGTACCGGATCTGGATAAGGCCGTTGCATTCTACCGGGATATTCTGGGTTTCTACGTGATTATGGAACCGACGCAAATCACTGAAGACGACAGCGACATTGGCCAAATGTGCAGTGATGTCTTGGGTGAAGGTTGGAGTAAATTCCGCATCGCGCACCTCGCGACGGCCGACCGCATCGGGTTTGAGCTGTTTGAGTTTGAAGGCCATCACGCACCGGAAAACAACATGGATTTCCGACAACACGGAACGTTCCATTTCGCCATTCAGGATCCAAACCTCGAAGACCTCTTGGCGAAGATTGTTGCTGCAGGCGGCAAACAACGCATGCCGGTCCGAGAGTATTTCCCCAATGAAAAGCCTTATCGCATGGTTTATGTTGAGGATCCATTTGGGATCGTTTTCGAGCTATACAGTCACAGCTATGAGCTGACCTACTCGGGAGGGGCCTACTCTTAG
- a CDS encoding PhzF family phenazine biosynthesis protein → MSLIKQTFNFIHCDVFACEPYSGNSLAVFPESKGLSGDQMLTITQELRHFESIFLKQTNGRICAQVFDLFKELPFAGHPIIGAACILHKQSGTDSERIWTIELPAGRSVQVTTEYRDGRYFGTLDQGRPKMLGTVEERAEIAQAFNLGALADLPLEVISTGLKYLVVPVDGGLADAHITVPDLETKLNGLGAEFAYLFDVGTFEGRHWNNDGIMEDVATGSAAGVVGAYALKHGLAQPSESVLLKQGHFMGRPSALIVTPFGTSGNVERVTVAGEVAFVGQGEVIAP, encoded by the coding sequence GTGTCATTAATCAAACAAACTTTCAACTTTATCCATTGCGATGTTTTCGCCTGCGAGCCGTATTCGGGCAACAGTCTTGCTGTGTTTCCCGAAAGCAAGGGGCTAAGCGGCGATCAAATGTTGACCATCACCCAAGAGCTGCGCCACTTTGAATCGATCTTTTTGAAACAAACGAATGGTCGGATATGCGCCCAAGTGTTTGATTTGTTCAAAGAACTTCCATTTGCAGGTCACCCCATCATTGGGGCGGCCTGCATATTGCACAAACAATCGGGCACGGATTCCGAACGGATCTGGACCATTGAATTGCCAGCTGGGCGAAGTGTGCAAGTCACCACGGAATATCGAGATGGGCGCTATTTCGGCACTCTGGATCAAGGACGCCCCAAGATGTTGGGCACTGTTGAGGAGAGGGCGGAAATCGCTCAAGCCTTCAACCTTGGTGCGTTAGCCGATCTTCCTCTGGAGGTTATTTCCACTGGCCTGAAGTATTTGGTGGTGCCGGTTGACGGTGGATTGGCTGATGCGCACATTACGGTGCCGGATCTGGAGACAAAACTGAACGGCTTGGGAGCGGAGTTTGCGTATCTCTTTGACGTGGGCACTTTTGAGGGGCGGCATTGGAACAATGACGGGATCATGGAAGATGTTGCAACTGGCAGTGCGGCAGGCGTCGTTGGTGCTTATGCTCTGAAGCATGGGCTTGCCCAACCAAGCGAAAGTGTCTTGCTTAAGCAAGGCCATTTTATGGGGCGGCCCAGTGCGCTCATCGTAACCCCATTTGGTACATCTGGAAATGTGGAACGGGTCACTGTCGCCGGAGAGGTCGCCTTTGTCGGACAGGGGGAGGTTATTGCACCATGA
- a CDS encoding AAA family ATPase: MLSDRFILLTGCSGGGKSTLLSVLAERGLATISEPGRRIVADELAGDGRALPWVDVQAFARRAVALAISDLEAARHFDGLVFFDRGLIDAAVALEHSGGQKAKETLGNYRPYAQRVFIAPPWQELFVGDAERRHDFDMAVQEYHRISRMLDDLGHTVSVLPKVSLSERADIVLSECGVLSP; this comes from the coding sequence TTGTTGAGCGATAGATTCATCCTGCTGACAGGCTGTTCAGGTGGAGGGAAATCAACCCTACTGAGCGTTTTGGCTGAACGTGGACTTGCGACCATATCCGAGCCTGGTCGACGCATCGTTGCGGATGAACTGGCTGGAGACGGCAGAGCTTTACCATGGGTGGATGTGCAAGCATTTGCGCGGCGCGCTGTTGCGCTGGCAATATCCGACCTAGAAGCCGCTCGGCACTTTGATGGTCTTGTTTTCTTCGATCGGGGACTAATCGATGCTGCCGTCGCCCTGGAGCATTCCGGAGGCCAAAAAGCAAAGGAAACCCTTGGCAACTATCGACCCTATGCGCAGCGTGTATTCATAGCACCGCCATGGCAAGAGCTTTTCGTCGGTGATGCAGAGCGCAGACATGACTTTGATATGGCGGTTCAGGAATATCACCGCATCTCGCGAATGCTGGATGATTTAGGCCACACTGTGAGTGTGTTGCCAAAGGTGTCCTTGAGCGAACGCGCCGACATCGTCTTAAGTGAATGCGGCGTGCTGTCGCCTTGA
- a CDS encoding EAL domain-containing protein — MRLYKYLYSLCDRPRTVAAALFFALFSASLMIAGTLFVFQVFLNLETQLNREIAKVDQLDSAFHTTMVALNSHNSTEACSPEFHHWLSTIAFLPDGIHEILYSDKDQSCSVSRGKIPEGIELGKADLVRRDLGYQFWMDRDLGVIGYPGLQGTFLREGNFLLVLPPLKAQETWLHGQKQEFVTPTKDGTWLHRGGAASLKDKYPDVQTAQAGFSATDWAFWGFKCDSFNLVCVMVEAPVTGLIVANSQTILVGLVLMLTIVWSLTQAAKTKFLSMMSLPSRFVRTMSEDSLVCHYQPILSLESGEIEGVEVLVRWRDLDGSLVYPDQFLPVVEKRNLSRILTEIVIKNALSDLKNIQFAVEHPRVNINVFPQDFDARWLIKLLMPLQTGAYNFQPVVEIVETSDLPLEPTREAIALLRASGIETYIDDFGVGYSSIHYLSGLGADGVKLDRFFAMAPEDSLSSKLLFSAIEMISKTGQRLVVEGVETKAKMMSLRATNKVHQLQGYGISPPVAVDRLAAFLEEFRHNHDQATAFHPKAISEISAAFK; from the coding sequence ATGCGTCTGTATAAATACCTATACTCGTTGTGCGATCGTCCCAGAACTGTTGCTGCAGCGCTGTTTTTTGCGCTCTTTTCAGCGAGTTTGATGATTGCTGGCACACTGTTTGTTTTTCAGGTTTTTCTGAATCTGGAAACACAATTGAATCGTGAGATCGCAAAGGTTGATCAGCTTGATTCTGCTTTTCACACGACGATGGTGGCGCTGAATTCCCACAACAGCACGGAAGCTTGCTCGCCGGAATTTCATCATTGGTTGAGTACAATCGCATTCTTGCCGGATGGTATCCATGAAATTCTATATTCAGACAAGGATCAGTCCTGCTCGGTCAGTCGTGGAAAAATTCCAGAAGGAATTGAATTGGGCAAGGCCGATCTCGTGCGGCGCGATCTGGGATATCAATTCTGGATGGACCGTGATCTTGGGGTTATCGGCTATCCCGGTTTGCAAGGCACGTTCTTAAGAGAAGGCAATTTTTTGCTTGTCCTACCACCGTTAAAGGCACAGGAGACTTGGCTGCATGGGCAAAAGCAAGAATTTGTGACACCAACGAAGGATGGCACATGGTTGCATCGCGGTGGTGCTGCCAGCCTGAAGGACAAATATCCGGATGTTCAAACAGCGCAAGCAGGCTTTTCTGCAACCGATTGGGCTTTTTGGGGCTTCAAATGCGACAGCTTCAATCTCGTCTGTGTCATGGTTGAAGCGCCAGTAACAGGTTTGATTGTGGCCAACAGTCAAACGATCCTTGTTGGTTTGGTGTTGATGCTCACCATTGTCTGGTCGTTAACCCAAGCTGCCAAGACAAAATTCCTCAGTATGATGTCTTTGCCATCACGGTTTGTGCGCACAATGTCAGAGGACAGTCTCGTTTGTCATTATCAGCCCATTCTGTCTCTTGAAAGCGGCGAGATCGAGGGCGTTGAAGTGCTTGTGCGCTGGCGCGACCTGGACGGATCGCTGGTTTATCCAGATCAGTTTTTGCCTGTCGTTGAGAAACGCAATCTATCGCGAATTCTGACGGAAATCGTGATCAAAAATGCTTTGTCGGACCTGAAAAACATTCAATTCGCAGTGGAACACCCCAGGGTAAATATCAATGTTTTCCCCCAAGATTTTGATGCACGCTGGCTGATCAAATTGTTGATGCCCCTGCAAACGGGGGCCTACAATTTCCAGCCAGTGGTTGAGATTGTCGAGACATCCGATCTCCCACTGGAGCCAACACGTGAAGCCATCGCTTTGCTTCGTGCCAGTGGCATCGAAACCTATATCGATGATTTTGGGGTGGGCTATTCAAGCATTCACTATTTGAGTGGGCTCGGAGCGGATGGCGTCAAGTTGGATCGCTTTTTTGCCATGGCACCGGAAGATTCCTTGTCTTCCAAACTGCTGTTTAGTGCAATTGAGATGATCAGTAAAACGGGCCAGAGGCTTGTGGTCGAAGGGGTCGAAACCAAAGCCAAGATGATGAGCTTGCGCGCCACCAATAAGGTTCATCAGTTGCAGGGCTACGGCATTTCACCGCCGGTTGCCGTTGATCGTCTGGCCGCCTTCCTTGAAGAATTCCGGCATAATCACGATCAAGCCACTGCGTTCCACCCCAAAGCAATCAGTGAAATATCGGCCGCCTTCAAATAG